In a genomic window of uncultured Flavobacterium sp.:
- a CDS encoding DUF1254 domain-containing protein: MKNKCLILIAGISLILNIGCEKKTTINTASNPVSTSGTEIKMDGELPSKESIPKLFDEMDFQQATQCYLWALPIVGFAKWQYQHYKTFGASSNDLVLYNSYADRLGILTANATTPYILTFIDLGVNGPTVIEMPAGRTAGGLADFWQREQATIGEMGPDKGKGGKYVLVPPTIKDFKAPGYFIVPCNTVNMFFGFRTLDPDPKVTEMLLKQVKIYPYAQRTNPTPTKVVSPPAGKKWLGIPPTGIAYWERLHAILQNEPVEERDRFFMAWLRNLGIEKGKPFAPDERQKKILIAAAEKGQQMAMANSFEKRFADVKHWPDKHWDYVLIMKNASQHADNYDEFFERASYFYEAVTYSQAMMSKTPNVGQAYLGSYYDNEGNWLDGAKNYTLNVPANPPAVNFWSITVYDSATRCLIDNPQQNADLSSRKDLIKNADGSVDLYFGPKAPAGKEKNWVQTLPGKHWFTYMRFYGPTTAYFDKSWKMDDIKEVK, translated from the coding sequence ATGAAAAATAAATGTCTAATTCTTATTGCTGGAATTTCTTTGATTTTGAATATTGGATGTGAAAAAAAGACAACCATAAATACAGCATCAAACCCCGTTTCTACATCAGGAACTGAAATAAAAATGGATGGAGAATTGCCTTCAAAAGAATCTATTCCGAAACTGTTTGATGAAATGGATTTTCAACAAGCAACACAATGTTATTTGTGGGCATTACCGATTGTGGGTTTTGCCAAATGGCAGTATCAGCATTACAAAACCTTTGGCGCATCAAGTAATGATCTTGTTCTTTATAATTCATATGCTGATCGTTTAGGAATTCTCACAGCGAATGCAACAACTCCATATATACTAACATTCATCGATTTGGGAGTAAATGGTCCAACGGTAATTGAAATGCCTGCTGGTCGTACCGCTGGCGGATTGGCAGATTTTTGGCAAAGAGAACAGGCAACAATTGGAGAAATGGGTCCTGATAAAGGAAAAGGAGGAAAATATGTATTAGTACCGCCAACTATAAAAGATTTTAAAGCTCCTGGTTATTTTATTGTTCCCTGCAATACGGTAAATATGTTTTTTGGTTTCAGAACACTTGATCCGGATCCAAAAGTAACTGAAATGTTATTGAAACAGGTAAAAATTTATCCGTACGCACAAAGAACAAATCCAACTCCGACAAAAGTTGTTAGTCCTCCGGCAGGAAAGAAATGGCTCGGAATTCCGCCAACCGGAATTGCTTATTGGGAACGTCTTCATGCTATTTTACAAAATGAACCCGTAGAAGAACGTGATCGTTTTTTTATGGCATGGCTTAGAAATCTCGGAATAGAAAAAGGCAAACCTTTTGCACCAGACGAACGTCAGAAGAAAATTTTAATTGCGGCTGCAGAAAAAGGACAGCAAATGGCAATGGCGAATTCTTTTGAAAAACGTTTTGCAGATGTAAAACACTGGCCGGATAAACACTGGGATTATGTTTTGATTATGAAAAATGCATCACAGCATGCGGATAATTATGATGAGTTTTTTGAGAGAGCTTCTTATTTCTATGAAGCAGTTACATACTCTCAAGCCATGATGTCTAAAACACCAAATGTGGGTCAGGCATATTTAGGATCTTATTATGATAATGAAGGAAACTGGCTTGACGGAGCTAAAAATTACACTTTAAATGTTCCCGCAAATCCACCGGCAGTAAATTTCTGGTCGATTACAGTTTATGATTCTGCTACACGTTGTTTAATTGATAATCCACAACAAAATGCTGATTTATCTTCCCGTAAGGATCTTATAAAAAATGCTGACGGATCTGTTGATCTTTATTTTGGACCAAAAGCTCCAGCCGGAAAAGAGAAAAATTGGGTACAAACTTTACCCGGAAAACATTGGTTTACCTATATGCGTTTCTACGGACCAACAACTGCTTATTTTGATAAAAGCTGGAAAATGGATGATATCAAAGAAGTAAAGTAA